The Gilliamella apicola genome window below encodes:
- a CDS encoding YhcH/YjgK/YiaL family protein: MILGNINHLDLVPYLPAKIKQSIEYIKDNVNSNTPVGRHDIDGDNMFFMVSDSTLRHIHEANPEFHKKYLDVQVVLEGQEGMAVSTLPPHTKVLDDKLADNDIAFIETPSEETMLILQSNDFIVFLPNEVHKPLCSINNKITTVHKVVVKIALDYL; encoded by the coding sequence ATGATTTTAGGTAATATTAATCATTTGGATTTAGTCCCATATTTACCCGCCAAAATTAAGCAATCAATAGAATATATTAAAGATAACGTTAATAGCAATACACCAGTAGGACGCCATGATATTGACGGTGATAATATGTTTTTTATGGTATCTGATAGTACTTTGCGTCATATTCACGAAGCTAATCCTGAATTTCATAAAAAATACCTTGATGTACAAGTTGTATTGGAAGGGCAAGAGGGGATGGCAGTAAGCACATTACCACCCCATACTAAGGTGTTAGATGATAAATTAGCAGATAATGATATCGCTTTTATCGAAACACCCTCAGAAGAAACTATGCTAATATTGCAGTCGAACGATTTTATCGTATTTTTACCCAACGAGGTCCATAAACCGCTATGTTCTATAAATAATAAGATTACAACGGTTCACAAAGTTGTGGTTAAAATTGCATTGGATTATTTATAA
- the kdgK gene encoding 2-dehydro-3-deoxygluconokinase, with the protein MTINIAIIGECMIELSMKQDSTTRSFGGDTLNTSVYLSRLLQGKDFAIHYVTGLGTDPFSQEMLESWQKEHIKTDLVQRMSDKMPGLYTIVTDDQGERSFYYWRNDAAAKFWLKTAETDKVAERIAQCDYVYLSGISIAILDAESIDKLLDLLKRVKANGGKVIFDNNFRPRLWSSLDLARSVYSDILSFTDIAFLTLDDEDLLWGKLPYEQVIERTKNFGVTEIIIKRGSDSCIVDCADGRFEVPANKIAKDKVIDTTAAGDSFSAGYLGARLSGRNPSQSALQGHLVAGTVIQYRGAIIPLDATPKLID; encoded by the coding sequence ATGACTATAAATATCGCTATTATTGGCGAATGTATGATTGAATTGTCGATGAAGCAAGATTCGACAACACGCAGTTTTGGTGGTGATACACTTAATACTTCTGTCTATTTATCACGTTTATTACAAGGTAAAGATTTCGCAATTCACTATGTAACTGGATTAGGCACCGATCCTTTCAGCCAAGAGATGTTGGAGAGTTGGCAAAAAGAGCATATTAAAACTGATTTAGTACAAAGAATGTCGGATAAGATGCCAGGACTGTATACAATTGTTACAGATGATCAGGGGGAACGTTCTTTCTATTATTGGCGTAATGATGCTGCGGCTAAGTTTTGGTTAAAAACAGCCGAAACAGACAAGGTAGCCGAACGGATTGCTCAATGTGATTATGTCTATTTAAGTGGTATCAGTATTGCAATTTTAGATGCGGAAAGTATTGATAAATTGTTAGATCTTTTAAAACGAGTTAAAGCTAACGGTGGTAAAGTTATTTTCGATAATAATTTCCGACCACGTTTATGGAGTAGTCTTGATTTAGCACGAAGTGTTTACAGTGATATTCTTAGTTTTACCGATATTGCATTTTTAACACTAGATGATGAAGATTTACTATGGGGTAAATTGCCTTATGAGCAAGTGATTGAGCGCACTAAAAACTTTGGTGTGACTGAAATCATCATCAAACGTGGTAGCGATAGCTGTATTGTTGATTGTGCTGATGGTCGCTTTGAAGTACCCGCTAATAAAATCGCCAAAGATAAAGTCATCGATACAACAGCAGCTGGCGATTCATTTAGTGCCGGATATCTTGGTGCACGCTTAAGTGGGCGCAATCCATCACAATCAGCATTACAAGGCCATTTAGTTGCTGGTACGGTGATTCAATACCGTGGTGCGATTATTCCTTTAGATGCAACTCCGAAATTAATTGATTAA